In one window of Caenimonas aquaedulcis DNA:
- the murC gene encoding UDP-N-acetylmuramate--L-alanine ligase: protein MKHAIKHIHFVGIGGAGMSGIAEVLRNLGYTISGSDLSDSATLRRLQALGITTYVGHAASQVKGADAVVTSTAVQSENPEVIAARELKIPIVPRAMMLAELMRLKQGIAIAGTHGKTTTTSLVASVLAEGGLDPTFVIGGRLNSAGANAKLGGGDYIVVEADESDASFLNLMPVMAVVTNIDADHMETYGHDFNRLKGAFVEFLHRMPFYGTAILCVDDPAVREIMPDVQCPITSYGLSEEAQVRAVDVKAVGPQMHFTAQRRNGVTLPDLKVVLNLAGMHNVLNALSAIAIAVELNIPDAAVVKALAEFRGVGRRFQSYGELPVDAAHGGGTYTVIEDYGHHPVELAATLAAARGAYPGRRLVLAFQPHRYTRTRDCFEDFVKVLGQADAVLLTEVYAAGESPIVAADGRSLARAIRVAGKVEPIFVDDIAALPAAIREMARDGDVVMCMGAGSIGAVPAKLVEMGGGA from the coding sequence ATGAAGCACGCCATCAAACACATCCACTTCGTGGGCATCGGCGGCGCAGGCATGTCCGGCATCGCGGAAGTGCTCCGCAACCTCGGCTACACGATCTCCGGCTCGGACCTGTCGGACAGCGCGACGCTGCGCCGCCTGCAGGCGCTCGGCATCACGACCTATGTCGGCCACGCGGCGAGCCAGGTGAAGGGCGCCGACGCGGTCGTCACGTCCACCGCCGTGCAATCGGAAAACCCGGAAGTCATCGCCGCGCGCGAATTGAAGATCCCGATCGTGCCGCGGGCCATGATGCTTGCCGAACTGATGCGCCTGAAGCAGGGCATCGCGATCGCGGGCACGCACGGCAAGACGACGACCACGAGCCTTGTCGCGAGCGTGCTGGCCGAAGGCGGGCTGGACCCGACCTTCGTGATCGGCGGCCGCCTGAACAGCGCGGGCGCGAATGCCAAGCTGGGCGGCGGCGACTACATCGTGGTGGAGGCCGACGAGTCCGATGCCTCGTTCCTGAACCTCATGCCGGTGATGGCGGTGGTGACGAACATCGACGCCGACCACATGGAAACCTATGGGCACGACTTCAACCGCCTGAAGGGCGCGTTCGTCGAATTCCTGCACCGCATGCCGTTCTACGGGACCGCGATCCTGTGCGTGGACGACCCCGCCGTGCGCGAGATCATGCCCGACGTGCAGTGCCCGATCACGAGTTACGGCCTCAGCGAGGAAGCGCAGGTCCGCGCGGTGGATGTGAAGGCCGTCGGCCCGCAGATGCACTTCACGGCGCAGCGCCGCAACGGCGTCACGCTGCCCGATTTGAAGGTCGTTCTCAACCTCGCCGGCATGCATAACGTGCTGAACGCGCTGTCGGCGATCGCGATCGCCGTGGAGCTGAACATCCCCGATGCGGCCGTCGTCAAGGCGCTGGCGGAGTTCCGCGGTGTCGGCAGGCGCTTCCAGAGCTACGGCGAACTGCCGGTCGACGCGGCGCACGGCGGCGGCACCTACACGGTGATCGAGGACTACGGCCATCACCCCGTCGAACTCGCCGCGACGCTCGCGGCCGCGCGCGGCGCGTACCCCGGGCGCCGGCTCGTGCTCGCGTTCCAGCCGCACCGCTACACGCGCACGCGGGATTGCTTCGAGGATTTCGTGAAGGTCCTGGGCCAGGCCGACGCCGTGCTCCTGACCGAGGTGTATGCGGCCGGCGAATCGCCCATCGTGGCGGCGGACGGCCGTTCCCTGGCCCGCGCGATTCGTGTCGCGGGCAAGGTCGAACCGATCTTCGTTGATGACATCGCCGCGCTTCCGGCCGCGATCCGGGAGATGGCGCGCGACGGGGACGTGGTGATGTGCATGGGCGCCGGCTCCATCGGCGCCGTGCCCGCCAAGCTGGTCGAGATGGGAGGCGGCGCATGA
- a CDS encoding D-alanine--D-alanine ligase — protein sequence MSTAKKKPAPVKRVAARPASAAPSGADFGKVAVLMGGQSAEREVSLMSGSGVLKALQSKGVDAHAFDPAERDLVELKRKGFQRCFIALHGRFGEDGTVQGALELLGIPYTGSGVMASSISIDKVMTKRVWLAEGLPTPKYTLLRRGAYTREQVRAVPDDLSLPLIVKPAREGSSIGVAKVHGYSEMAAAVEQAAALDADVLCEQFISGDEVTCPVIGTGDDARALPVIRIVAPEGNYDYQNKYFTDDTKYLVPCGLPKGEEEAIQEIVLKAYRVLGCRGWGRLDVMIDGKSRKPYLLEINTSPGMTGHSLVPMSARAAGVSYEDLCLHLLASASLDQLKGPART from the coding sequence ATGAGCACCGCAAAGAAGAAGCCCGCGCCTGTGAAGCGCGTCGCCGCGCGGCCGGCAAGCGCGGCTCCTTCGGGCGCCGATTTCGGCAAGGTCGCCGTGCTGATGGGCGGGCAATCCGCCGAGCGCGAGGTGTCGCTCATGTCCGGCAGCGGCGTGCTGAAGGCGCTGCAATCCAAGGGCGTGGATGCCCACGCGTTCGACCCGGCCGAACGCGATCTCGTGGAGCTCAAGCGCAAGGGCTTCCAGCGCTGCTTCATCGCACTGCACGGCCGCTTCGGCGAGGACGGCACGGTGCAGGGCGCGCTCGAGCTGCTCGGCATCCCCTACACCGGCTCGGGCGTGATGGCCTCCAGCATCTCCATCGACAAGGTGATGACCAAGCGCGTCTGGCTGGCCGAGGGCCTGCCGACGCCGAAGTACACGCTGCTGCGCCGCGGCGCCTACACGCGCGAGCAGGTGCGCGCGGTGCCGGACGACCTGTCCCTGCCACTCATCGTGAAGCCCGCGCGCGAGGGCTCGTCCATCGGCGTGGCCAAGGTGCACGGCTATTCGGAGATGGCCGCCGCGGTGGAGCAGGCCGCCGCGCTCGACGCGGACGTGCTGTGCGAGCAGTTCATCAGCGGCGACGAGGTGACGTGCCCGGTGATCGGCACGGGCGATGACGCCCGCGCGCTGCCGGTGATCCGCATCGTCGCGCCCGAGGGCAACTACGACTACCAGAACAAGTACTTCACCGACGACACCAAGTACCTGGTGCCCTGCGGCCTGCCCAAGGGCGAGGAGGAAGCGATCCAGGAAATCGTGCTGAAGGCGTACCGCGTGCTCGGCTGCCGCGGCTGGGGCAGGCTGGACGTGATGATCGACGGCAAGTCGCGCAAGCCCTACCTGCTGGAGATCAACACCTCCCCGGGCATGACGGGCCATTCGCTCGTGCCGATGTCGGCGCGCGCCGCGGGCGTGAGCTACGAAGACCTGTGCCTGCACCTGCTGGCGTCCGCCTCGCTGGACCAGCTGAAAGGACCGGCACGCACATGA
- a CDS encoding cell division protein FtsQ/DivIB: MNAAMPTPFDVKLMNLTASVLFSAFAVTLLAAGLWWAVRHPVFSIAGITVQGDVAHNSALTLRANVAPRLAGNFFTVNLAAAREAFESVPWVRHAIVRREFPNRLRVQLQEHKAVALWGPEGESRLVNEFGEVFEANAGDVEADDLPRLAGPVEQAAEVLAMYRALKPVVETLDLGVENVTLTARGSWELQVDNGAVVELGRGTQQEVLARTQRFVQTLTQVTSRYGRRPDALVSADLRHGDGYAVRLRGVGTTSADTAPKK; the protein is encoded by the coding sequence ATGAACGCCGCCATGCCCACGCCCTTCGACGTCAAGCTGATGAACCTCACCGCGTCGGTGCTGTTCTCGGCGTTCGCCGTCACGCTGCTCGCGGCGGGCCTCTGGTGGGCGGTGCGCCATCCGGTGTTCTCCATCGCCGGCATCACGGTGCAGGGCGACGTCGCGCACAACAGCGCCCTGACGCTGCGCGCGAACGTGGCGCCGCGGCTCGCCGGGAACTTCTTCACCGTGAACCTCGCGGCCGCGCGCGAAGCCTTCGAATCGGTTCCGTGGGTGCGCCACGCGATCGTGCGCCGGGAGTTCCCCAACCGGCTGCGCGTGCAGTTGCAGGAGCACAAGGCCGTCGCGCTGTGGGGCCCCGAGGGCGAGAGCCGCCTCGTCAACGAGTTCGGCGAGGTGTTCGAGGCGAATGCGGGCGACGTCGAGGCGGACGACCTGCCGCGCCTGGCCGGCCCGGTCGAGCAGGCGGCCGAGGTGCTGGCGATGTACCGGGCGCTCAAGCCGGTCGTCGAGACGCTCGACCTCGGCGTGGAGAACGTGACGCTGACGGCGCGCGGCAGCTGGGAGCTGCAGGTGGACAACGGCGCGGTGGTGGAGCTGGGTCGCGGGACGCAGCAGGAAGTGCTGGCGCGGACGCAGCGTTTCGTGCAGACGCTCACGCAGGTGACCTCGCGCTACGGCCGCCGGCCCGACGCGCTGGTGTCGGCGGACCTGCGGCATGGCGACGGGTATGCGGTGAGGTTGCGAGGCGTCGGCACCACGAGTGCGGATACGGCCCCGAAGAAGTAA
- the ftsA gene encoding cell division protein FtsA, which yields MAKEYKDLVVGLDIGTAKVMVVVAEVMPGGELKLAGLGVSASNGLKRGVVVNIDATVASIQQALKEAELMADCKITRVYTGITGNHIRGINSSGMVAVKDKEVTQADVGRVIETARAINISTDQRLLLVEPQEFVIDGQDVKEPIGMSGMRLEAKVHIVTGAQSAAENIIKCVRRCGLEVEHLLLNALASSQAVLTDDEKELGVALVDIGAGTTDVAIFTNGAIRHTEVIPIAGDLITSDIAMALRTPTKDAENIKVENGYAKELLVNPDEQVEVPGLGDREPRQMARQALSYVIEKRVEEIYLCVRNVIRDTGYEEVLSSGIVITGGSALMPGMVELGEDVFLKQVRRGLPRYSGALADMVTQPRAATVMGLLEEARLARIRGFKVAQKNGSMKTAFGRFKDFIVGNF from the coding sequence ATGGCAAAAGAGTACAAGGACCTGGTCGTGGGGCTGGACATCGGGACCGCCAAGGTGATGGTGGTCGTCGCCGAGGTCATGCCCGGCGGCGAGCTCAAGCTCGCCGGCCTCGGCGTGTCCGCGTCCAACGGGCTCAAGCGCGGCGTGGTCGTGAACATCGACGCGACGGTGGCGAGCATCCAGCAGGCGCTCAAGGAGGCCGAGCTGATGGCCGACTGCAAGATCACGCGCGTGTACACCGGCATCACCGGCAACCACATCCGCGGCATCAACTCCAGCGGCATGGTGGCGGTGAAGGACAAGGAAGTGACGCAGGCCGACGTCGGCCGCGTGATCGAGACCGCGCGCGCGATCAATATCTCCACCGACCAGCGCCTGCTGCTGGTCGAGCCGCAGGAATTCGTCATCGACGGCCAGGACGTGAAGGAGCCGATCGGCATGAGCGGCATGCGGCTGGAGGCCAAGGTGCACATCGTCACCGGCGCGCAGAGCGCGGCCGAGAACATCATCAAGTGCGTGCGCCGCTGCGGTCTGGAAGTCGAGCACCTGCTGCTGAACGCGCTCGCGTCCAGCCAGGCCGTGCTGACCGACGACGAGAAGGAACTGGGGGTGGCCCTGGTGGACATCGGCGCCGGCACGACCGACGTCGCGATCTTCACCAACGGCGCGATCCGCCACACCGAGGTGATCCCGATCGCCGGCGACCTCATCACCAGCGACATCGCGATGGCGCTGCGCACGCCGACCAAGGACGCGGAGAACATCAAGGTCGAGAACGGCTACGCCAAGGAGCTGCTCGTCAATCCGGACGAACAGGTCGAGGTGCCGGGCCTGGGCGACCGCGAGCCGCGGCAGATGGCGCGCCAGGCGCTGTCGTACGTGATCGAGAAGCGCGTCGAGGAAATCTACCTGTGCGTGCGCAACGTGATCCGCGACACCGGCTACGAGGAGGTCCTCTCCTCGGGCATCGTCATCACGGGCGGCAGCGCGCTGATGCCGGGCATGGTGGAGCTCGGCGAGGACGTGTTCCTCAAGCAGGTGCGCCGCGGGCTGCCGCGCTACTCCGGCGCGCTGGCCGACATGGTCACGCAGCCGCGCGCGGCGACGGTGATGGGCCTGCTCGAGGAAGCGCGCCTCGCGCGCATCCGCGGCTTCAAGGTGGCGCAGAAGAACGGGTCCATGAAGACCGCGTTCGGGCGCTTCAAGGATTTCATCGTGGGGAATTTCTGA
- the ftsZ gene encoding cell division protein FtsZ: MSIEMIEVEEFHLGTQIKVIGVGGGGGNAVDHMIGRSVQGVEFICANTDAQALARTAAHKTIQLGGSGLGAGSKPEKGREAAEAAVDDIRSAINGAHMLFITAGMGGGTGTGAAPVIARIAKEMGILTVGVVTKPFDWEGGRRMTNADNGLMELEANVDSLIVVLNEKLLEVLGDDITQDEAFAHANDVLKNAVGGIAEIINVPGHVNVDFEDVRTVMGEPGKAMMGTAVASGPDRARIAAEQAVACPLLEGIDLSGAKGVLVLITAAKGSLKLSESKLAMNTIRAYASQDAHVIYGTAYDDNLGDEVRVTVVATGLSRQGQRRTAPPLQVLRTGTDNVPLHIPTVNNAVGGPGAIVTRESAQQATHQPDYHGMAVPSVWRTNRTQAAAKVDALSNGGMDDFEIPAFLRKQAD; the protein is encoded by the coding sequence ATGAGCATCGAAATGATCGAAGTCGAAGAGTTCCACCTCGGAACGCAAATCAAGGTGATCGGTGTCGGCGGCGGCGGCGGCAACGCGGTCGACCACATGATCGGCCGCTCGGTGCAGGGCGTGGAGTTCATCTGCGCGAACACCGACGCCCAGGCGCTCGCGCGTACCGCGGCGCACAAGACCATCCAGCTGGGCGGCAGCGGCCTCGGGGCCGGCAGCAAGCCGGAGAAGGGCCGCGAGGCTGCGGAAGCCGCCGTGGACGACATCCGCTCCGCCATCAACGGCGCGCACATGCTGTTCATCACGGCCGGCATGGGCGGCGGCACGGGAACCGGCGCCGCGCCGGTGATCGCGCGCATCGCCAAGGAGATGGGCATCCTCACGGTGGGCGTGGTGACCAAGCCCTTCGACTGGGAAGGCGGCCGCCGCATGACCAACGCGGACAACGGCCTCATGGAACTCGAAGCCAACGTCGATTCGCTGATCGTGGTGCTCAACGAGAAGCTGCTCGAAGTGCTGGGCGACGACATCACGCAGGACGAAGCCTTCGCGCATGCCAACGACGTGCTGAAGAACGCCGTCGGCGGCATCGCGGAGATCATCAACGTCCCCGGCCACGTCAACGTGGACTTCGAGGACGTGCGGACCGTGATGGGCGAGCCGGGCAAGGCGATGATGGGCACGGCGGTGGCTTCGGGCCCGGACCGCGCGCGCATCGCCGCCGAACAGGCGGTGGCCTGCCCGCTGCTCGAAGGCATCGACCTGTCGGGCGCCAAGGGCGTGCTGGTGCTGATCACCGCGGCCAAGGGCAGCCTGAAGCTGTCGGAGTCCAAGCTCGCGATGAACACTATCCGCGCCTACGCCTCGCAGGACGCGCACGTGATCTACGGCACCGCGTACGACGACAACCTCGGCGACGAAGTCCGCGTGACCGTGGTCGCCACGGGCCTGTCGCGCCAGGGCCAGCGCCGCACGGCGCCCCCGCTGCAGGTGCTGCGCACCGGCACGGACAACGTCCCGCTGCACATCCCCACCGTGAACAACGCCGTGGGCGGCCCGGGCGCGATCGTCACGCGCGAGTCCGCGCAGCAGGCGACGCACCAGCCGGACTACCACGGCATGGCCGTGCCGAGCGTGTGGCGCACCAACCGCACCCAGGCGGCGGCCAAGGTCGATGCGCTGTCCAACGGCGGCATGGACGATTTCGAGATCCCGGCCTTCCTGCGCAAGCAGGCGGACTGA
- the lpxC gene encoding UDP-3-O-acyl-N-acetylglucosamine deacetylase: protein MLQQRTLKTLTKAVGVGLHRGQRVELTLRPAQPDTGIVFRRVDLPSPVDIPVSAQAVTDTRLASTISNGGAKVHTVEHLMSACAGLGIDNLYIDITAEEVPILDGSSASFVFLLQSAGIALQNAPRRFIRVLKAVEVREGEGDNLKWVRLDPYHGYKLSFEIDFDHRVVSSTGQRVEFDLSSGSYARDIARARTFGFTKDVEMMRANGLSMGGGLDNAIVMDDYRVLNSDGLRYDDEFVKHKMLDAMGDLYLIGKPLLAAYSAFRSGHALNNRLLRELLAQPDAYEVVTFDDEKLAPAGFAQPARAW, encoded by the coding sequence ATGCTCCAGCAACGCACCCTCAAGACATTGACCAAGGCGGTCGGGGTGGGCCTGCACCGCGGGCAGCGGGTGGAGTTGACGCTGCGCCCCGCGCAGCCCGACACCGGCATCGTCTTTCGTCGCGTGGACCTGCCGTCGCCGGTCGATATTCCCGTCTCGGCGCAGGCCGTGACGGACACGCGCCTCGCGTCGACGATTTCCAACGGCGGCGCCAAGGTCCACACGGTGGAGCACCTGATGTCCGCCTGCGCGGGCCTGGGCATCGACAACCTGTACATCGACATCACCGCCGAGGAAGTGCCGATCCTCGACGGATCGTCCGCATCCTTCGTGTTCCTGCTGCAAAGCGCGGGCATCGCGTTGCAGAACGCGCCGCGCCGCTTCATCCGCGTGCTCAAGGCGGTGGAAGTGCGCGAAGGCGAGGGCGACAACCTGAAGTGGGTGCGCCTGGACCCCTACCACGGCTACAAGCTGAGCTTCGAGATCGACTTCGACCATCGCGTCGTGAGCTCCACGGGCCAGCGCGTGGAATTCGACCTGAGCAGCGGCTCCTATGCCCGCGACATCGCGCGCGCCCGCACCTTCGGCTTCACGAAGGACGTGGAGATGATGCGCGCCAACGGCCTCAGCATGGGCGGCGGGCTGGACAACGCGATCGTGATGGACGACTACCGCGTGCTGAATTCCGACGGCCTGCGCTACGACGACGAGTTCGTGAAGCACAAGATGCTCGACGCCATGGGCGACCTGTACCTGATCGGCAAGCCCTTGCTGGCCGCGTACAGCGCGTTCCGTTCCGGCCACGCCCTCAACAACCGCTTGCTGCGCGAGCTGCTGGCGCAGCCCGACGCCTACGAAGTCGTCACCTTCGACGACGAAAAGCTCGCACCCGCGGGCTTCGCGCAGCCCGCGCGCGCCTGGTAG